A single region of the Manihot esculenta cultivar AM560-2 chromosome 12, M.esculenta_v8, whole genome shotgun sequence genome encodes:
- the LOC110628710 gene encoding probable pectate lyase 5, which yields MKPMATPLSLLILLLLAVAPRFISSSPVQDPELVAEEVHRSINASRRNLGFLSCGTGNPIDDCWRCDPNWERNRQRLADCAIGFGKHAIGGRDGQIYVVTDSGNDDPVNPKPGTLRHAVIQEEPLWIIFARDMVIKLKEELIMNSFKTIDGRGASVHIAGGPCITIQYVTNIIIHGLNIHDCKQGGNAYVRDSPSHYGWRTISDGDGVSIFGGSHVWVDHCSLSNCNDGLIDAIHGSTAITISNNYMTHHNKVMLLGHSDGYTQDKNMQVTIAFNHFGEGLVQRMPRCRHGYFHVVNNDYSHWEMYAIGGSADPTINSQGNRFLAPNDRFNKEVTKHEDAPESEWRHWNWRSEGDLLMNGAFFTPSGAGASSSYARASSLGARPSSLVSSITAGSGALFCKKGKRC from the exons ATGAAGCCAATGGCAACTCCACTCTCTCTTTTAATCCTCTTACTACTAGCAGTGGCCCCCAGATTTATCTCTTCTTCCCCAGTTCAGGATCCTGAATTAGTAGCAGAAGAAGTTCACAg GAGCATCAATGCTTCCAGGAGGAACTTGGGGTTTCTCTCCTGTGGAACTGGGAATCCGATCGACGATTGCTGGCGGTGTGACCCCAATTGGGAGAGGAACCGGCAGAGATTGGCTGATTGTGCAATTGGGTTTGGTAAACATGCAATTGGTGGAAGAGATGGTCAGATATATGTTGTTACAGATTCTGGTAATGATGATCCTGTGAATCCCAAGCCAGGAACTTTAAGACATGCTGTTATACAAGAAGAGCCTCTGTGGATAATTTTTGCTCGTGACATGGTGATCAAGCTAAAGGAAGAGCTTATAATGAACTCTTTCAAGACCATTGATGGAAGAGGAGCTAGTGTTCACATTGCTGGTGGTCCATGTATCACTATACAATATGTGACCAATATTATAATCCATGGCTTAAATATACATGACTGTAAGCAAGGGGGGAATGCCTATGTGAGGGACTCCCCAAGCCATTATGGGTGGAGAACTATATCAGACGGTGATGGGGTATCAATCTTTGGAGGAAGCCATGTGTGGGTAGATCATTGCTCTTTATCGAATTGCAATGATGGATTGATTGATGCCATCCATGGTTCCACAGCCATTACTATCTCTAACAATTACATgacccatcataacaaagttatGCTTTTGGGTCACAGTGATGGCTATACTCAGGATAAGAACATGCAGGTCACAATTGCTTTCAACCATTTTGGTGAAGGGCTTGTGCAGAGAATGCCAAG GTGTAGACATGGGTATTTCCATGTTGTGAACAATGACTATTCCCACTGGGAAATGTATGCAATTGGTGGGAGTGCTGATCCTACCATTAATAGTCAAGGAAACAGATTCCTTGCTCCTAATGATAGATTTAACAAAGAG gtgACTAAACATGAGGACGCACCAGAAAGTGAGTGGAGGCATTGGAATTGGAGATCTGAAGGAGATTTGTTGATGAATGGAGCATTCTTTACGCCATCAGGGGCTGGAGCTTCTTCTAGTTATGCAAGAGCATCTAGCTTAGGTGCAAGACCATCTTCTCTAGTGAGCTCAATCACAGCTGGATCAGGTGCCCTTTTTTGTAAAAAGGGTAAACGTTGTTGA
- the LOC110628331 gene encoding T-complex protein 1 subunit epsilon, with translation MALAFDEFGRPFIILKEQEQKTRLRGLDAQKANISAGRAVARILRTSLGPKGMDKMLQSPDGDVTITNDGATILEQMDVDNQIAKLMVELSRSQDYEIGDGTTGVVVMAGALLEQAEKLLERGIHPIRVAEGYEMASRIAVENLERIANKFDFGVTNLEPLIQTCMTTLSSKIVNRCKHSLAEIAVKAVLAVADLERKDVNLDLIKVEGKVGGKLEDTELIYGIVVDKDMSHPQMPKQIEDAKIAILTCPFEPPKPKTKHKVDIDTVEKFQTLRKQEQQYFDDMVQKCKDVGATLVICQWGFDDEANHLLMHRNLPAVRWVGGVELELIAIATGGRIVPRFQELTTEKLGKAGLVREKSFGTTKDRMLYIEHCANSRAVTIFIRGGNKMMIEETKRSLHDALCVARNLIRNNSIVYGGGSAEISCSVAVEAAADRYPGVEQYAIRAFADALDSIPMALAENSGLQPIETLSAVKSQQIKENNPHYGIDCNDVGTNDMCEQNVFEALIGKQQQILLATQVVKMILKIDDVISPSDF, from the exons ATGGCGTTAGCCTTCGACGAGTTTGGAAGGCCTTTCATTATCTTAAAAGAGCAGGAGCAGAAGACTCGATTACGGGGTTTAGATGCTCAGAAAGCTAACATTTCTGCCGGAAGAGCCGTAGCTCGCATCCTTCGAACCTCTCTCGGCCCCAAGGGCATGGACAAGATGCTTCAGAGTCCCGACGGCGATGTCACTATCA CAAATGATGGTGCTACGATCTTGGAGCAGATGGATGTGGACAATCAGATTGCCAAACTGATGGTTGAGCTTTCGCGAAGTCAGGATTATGAAATTGGTGATGGAACAACTGGTGTTGTTGTTATGGCTGGAGCACTTTTGGAGCAGGCTGAGAAGCTCTTAGAGCGTGGAATTCATCCCATTCGTGTAGCAGAGGGTTATGAGATGGCTTCTAGAATAGCTGTTGAAAATTTGGAGCGCATAGCTAACAAGTTTGATTTTGGAGTGACAAATCTAGAGCCCTTAATTCAAACTTGCATGACTACTCTGTCCTCAAAGAT TGTGAATCGTTGCAAGCACAGTTTGGCTGAGATTGCTGTTAAAGCAGTTCTTGCTGTTGCAGATTTAGAGAGGAAGGATGTTAATTTGGATTTGATAAAAGTTGAAGGCAAAGTAGGAGGCAAATTGGAAGACACTGAACTAATATATGGAATAGTAGTTGACAAGGATATGAGTCATCCACAGATGCCAAAACAAATTGAAGATGCCAAAATTGCTATCTTGACTTGCCCCTTTGAACCCCCGAAGCCAAAGACTAAACATAAGGTGGATATTGATACGGTGGAAAAGTTTCAGACTCTACGTAAGCAAGAACAGCAGTATTTTGATGACATGGTTCAGAAGTGCAAG GATGTTGGTGCTACCCTGGTTATCTGTCAATGGGGGTTTGATGATGAGGCAAACCATTTATTAATGCACCGGAACTTGCCTGCTGTTAGATGGGTTGGTGGTGTGGAGTTAGAGCTGATAGCAATAGCCACAG GTGGAAGAATAGTGCCACGATTCCAGGAGTTAACAACTGAAAAGCTGGGCAAG GCTGGTTTGGTTCGAGAAAAATCTTTTGGCACAACGAAAGATCGAATGCTTTACATTGAACACTGTGCAAATTCAAGGGCTGTTACCATATTTATTCGTGGAG GTAACAAAATGATGATAGAAGAGACAAAGCGTAGTCTCCATGATGCTCTGTGTGTGGCCAGGAATCTCATTCGCAACAATTCTATTGTATATGGTGGTGGCTCAGCTGAGATTTCTTGCTCAGTTGCAGTAGAGGCAGCTGCTGATAGATATCCTGGAGTTGAacag TATGCCATCAGGGCATTTGCTGATGCATTGGATTCCATCCCAATGGCACTTGCAGAAAATAGTGGTCTTCAACCCATTGAGACACTATCTGCTGTGAAATCTCAACAAATTAAG GAGAACAATCCTCATTATGGTATAGATTGCAATGATGTTGGCACAAATGACATGTGTGAACAAAATGTCTTTGAGGCTCTGATAGGGAAGCAACAGCAGATCTTGCTGGCAACACAAGTTGTCAAAATGATATTAAAAATTGACGATGTCATCTCACCTTCTGATTTTTGA
- the LOC110628229 gene encoding actin-related protein 3 isoform X2, translating into MDPTSRPSVVIDNGTGYTKMGFAGNVEPCFILPTVVAVNDSFLNPSRTSKANWLAQHSAGVMADLDFFIGEEAFAKSRSSSTYSLSYPIKHGQVDNWDAMERYWQQCVFNYLRCDPEDHYFLLTESPLTAPENRECTGEIMFETFNVPGLYIAVNSVLALAAGYTTSKCEMTGVVVDVGDGATHIVPVADGYVIGSSIRSVPIAGKDVTLFIQQLMRERGENVPPEDSFDVARKVKEMYCYTSSDIVKVFFNPEIYSSDFTTPLPVVIDKCIQSAPIDTRRALYKNIVLSGGSTMFKDFGRRLQRDLKKIVDARVLASEARLKDEVKTQPVEVNVVSHPIQRFAVWFGGSVLASTPEFFAACHTKAEYEEYGASICRTNPVFKGMY; encoded by the exons aTGGACCCCACCTCTCGACCTTCTGTCGTCATCGACAATGGCACCGG GTATACTAAAATGGGTTTTGCGGGAAATGTAGAGCCGTGTTTTATTTTACCAACTGTAGTAGCTGTAAACGATTCTTTTCTCAATCCATCTAGAACTTCAAAAGCTAATTGGCTTGCGCAGCATAGCGCAGGGGTTATGGCCGATCTAGACTTCTTTATTGGAGAAGAGGCCTTTGCTAAATCGAGATCGAGTAGTACCTATAGTCTTAGCTATCCAATCAAACATGGTCAGGTTGACAATTGGGATGCCATGGAAAGGTACTGGCAGCAGTGTGTATTCAATTATTTGCGATGTGATCCAGAGGATCATTACTTTCTTTTGACCGAGAGCCCGCTTACTGCACCGGAGAATCGCGAATGTACCGGTGAGATTATGTTTGAGACGTTTAATGTTCCTGGTCTTTATATTGCGGTCAATTCGGTGCTTGCTCTAGCAGCTGGGTACACAACATCCAAG TGTGAGATGACAGGGGTCGTGGTGGATGTTGGAGATGGGGCTACTCATATTGTTCCTGTTGCTGATGGTTATGTTATTGGGAGCAGCATTAGGTCAGTTCCTATTGCTGGAAAAGATGTGACTCTCTTTATCCAGCAGCTCATGCGG GAAAGAGGAGAGAATGTGCCACCAGAAGATTCATTTGATGTAGCTCGAAAAGTTAAGGAAATGTATTGTTATACAAGTTCTGATATTGTTAAG GTTTTCTTTAATCCAGAGATTTACAGTAGTGACTTCACCACTCCTCTACCAGTTGTAATAGACAAGTGTATTCAGTCTGCACCCATCGACACAAGGAGGGCTTTGTATAAG AATATAGTGTTGTCTGGGGGATCGACCATGTTCAAGGACTTTGGTAGAAGGTTGCAACGGGATCTGAAGAAGATTGTAGATGCACGGGTTCTTGCATCTGAAGCTAGATTGAAGGATGAAGTAAAG ACACAACCGGTGGAAGTTAATGTTGTTAGTCATCCCATCCAGAGATTTGCTGTATGGTTTGGAGGTTCAGTTCTTGCATCGACACCTGAATTTTTTGCG GCTTGCCACACAAAGGCAGAATACGAGGAATATGGAGCAAGCATATGCCGCACAAATCCTGTTTTCAAGGGAATGTATTAA
- the LOC110628229 gene encoding actin-related protein 3 isoform X1: MDPTSRPSVVIDNGTGYTKMGFAGNVEPCFILPTVVAVNDSFLNPSRTSKANWLAQHSAGVMADLDFFIGEEAFAKSRSSSTYSLSYPIKHGQVDNWDAMERYWQQCVFNYLRCDPEDHYFLLTESPLTAPENRECTGEIMFETFNVPGLYIAVNSVLALAAGYTTSKCEMTGVVVDVGDGATHIVPVADGYVIGSSIRSVPIAGKDVTLFIQQLMRERGENVPPEDSFDVARKVKEMYCYTSSDIVKEYNKHDKEPAKYIKHWRGIKPKTGAPYSCDIGYERFLGPEVFFNPEIYSSDFTTPLPVVIDKCIQSAPIDTRRALYKNIVLSGGSTMFKDFGRRLQRDLKKIVDARVLASEARLKDEVKTQPVEVNVVSHPIQRFAVWFGGSVLASTPEFFAACHTKAEYEEYGASICRTNPVFKGMY, encoded by the exons aTGGACCCCACCTCTCGACCTTCTGTCGTCATCGACAATGGCACCGG GTATACTAAAATGGGTTTTGCGGGAAATGTAGAGCCGTGTTTTATTTTACCAACTGTAGTAGCTGTAAACGATTCTTTTCTCAATCCATCTAGAACTTCAAAAGCTAATTGGCTTGCGCAGCATAGCGCAGGGGTTATGGCCGATCTAGACTTCTTTATTGGAGAAGAGGCCTTTGCTAAATCGAGATCGAGTAGTACCTATAGTCTTAGCTATCCAATCAAACATGGTCAGGTTGACAATTGGGATGCCATGGAAAGGTACTGGCAGCAGTGTGTATTCAATTATTTGCGATGTGATCCAGAGGATCATTACTTTCTTTTGACCGAGAGCCCGCTTACTGCACCGGAGAATCGCGAATGTACCGGTGAGATTATGTTTGAGACGTTTAATGTTCCTGGTCTTTATATTGCGGTCAATTCGGTGCTTGCTCTAGCAGCTGGGTACACAACATCCAAG TGTGAGATGACAGGGGTCGTGGTGGATGTTGGAGATGGGGCTACTCATATTGTTCCTGTTGCTGATGGTTATGTTATTGGGAGCAGCATTAGGTCAGTTCCTATTGCTGGAAAAGATGTGACTCTCTTTATCCAGCAGCTCATGCGG GAAAGAGGAGAGAATGTGCCACCAGAAGATTCATTTGATGTAGCTCGAAAAGTTAAGGAAATGTATTGTTATACAAGTTCTGATATTGTTAAG GAATATAACAAGCATGATAAAGAACCAGCCAAGTATATTAAGCATTGGAGGGGTATTAAACCCAAAACAGGGGCACCATACTCCTGTGATATTGGCTATGAACGATTTCTTGGCCCTGAG GTTTTCTTTAATCCAGAGATTTACAGTAGTGACTTCACCACTCCTCTACCAGTTGTAATAGACAAGTGTATTCAGTCTGCACCCATCGACACAAGGAGGGCTTTGTATAAG AATATAGTGTTGTCTGGGGGATCGACCATGTTCAAGGACTTTGGTAGAAGGTTGCAACGGGATCTGAAGAAGATTGTAGATGCACGGGTTCTTGCATCTGAAGCTAGATTGAAGGATGAAGTAAAG ACACAACCGGTGGAAGTTAATGTTGTTAGTCATCCCATCCAGAGATTTGCTGTATGGTTTGGAGGTTCAGTTCTTGCATCGACACCTGAATTTTTTGCG GCTTGCCACACAAAGGCAGAATACGAGGAATATGGAGCAAGCATATGCCGCACAAATCCTGTTTTCAAGGGAATGTATTAA
- the LOC110628729 gene encoding oxysterol-binding protein-related protein 1D, with product MNPLCCIAPVSIDRDRANPVVEKSVNQSQLGLEGVDKSLNNSSKPTFSAQVSSVGTDLDRFAGLGNQDDEELVAEARDSKAYSVNGSVSGAVAGILYKWVNYGKGWRSRWFVLEDGVLSYYKIHGPDKILMSPAREKDVRVIGEESLRYMRKANWTSNRLGVTAASAVRQCKPFGEIHLKVSSIRASKSDDKRLTIFTGTKTLHLRCISREDRAAWLESLQATKDLFPRVLTNIDFSPYEDSVSTEKLKMRLLQEGISEAVIQDCESIMLLELSELQNQLKNLQHKHIMLLDTLRQLETEKIELETTVVDETKERESYCGQANRRFSDFYSVMSEGSPSDTEADNESQEGADVETDEDDGTFFDTNDFFSSDALRSASYRSREAIGNACIYDNPFFSDHIHGTSVKVIRTIQYPFVKRRDNLPEPKEKEKPVGLWSIIKDNIGKDLSGVCLPVYFNEPLSSLQKCFEDLEYSFLVDRALEWGKQGNDLMRILNIAAFAVSGYASTEGRQCKPFNPLLGETYEADYPDKGLRFFSEKVSHHPMIVACHCEGRGWKFWADSNIKGKFWGRSIQLDPVGVLTLQFEDGDTFQWSKVTTSIYNIILGKLYCDHYGTMRIKGSDKYSCKLKFKEQSIIDRNPHQVHGFVQDNRTGEKVAMLVGKWDEAMYYVLGDPTTKPKGYDPMTEAVLLWERDKSVTKTRYNLTPFAISLNELTPGLLEKLPPTDSRLRPDQRHLENGEYELANAEKLRLEQLQRQARKLQERGWQPRWFQKDGEGCYRYIGGYWEARERRNWDGIPDIFGQSCNSPFRLVDE from the exons ATGAATCCTCTCTGCTGCATTGCTCCGGTTTCCATCGATCGGGATCGGGCTAACCCGGTGGTCGAGAAATCTGTTAACCAGTCTCAGTTAGGACTTGAAGGTGTTGATAAATCACTCAACAATAGCTCCAAACCTACTTTCTCAGCTCAGGTTTCGTCTGTCGGTACTGATTTGGACAGGTTTGCCGGTCTTGGTAATCAAGATGATGAAGAATTGGTCGCTGAAGCTAGGGATTCGAAGGCGTATAGTGTGAATGGGAGCGTGAGTGGCGCTGTGGCGGGGATTCTTTACAAATGGGTGAATTACGGGAAGGGATGGAGGTCGAGATGGTTCGTGCTCGAGGATGGAGTGCTTTCGTATTACAAGATTCATGGACCTGACAAGATTTTGATGAGTCCGGCGAGGGAGAAGGATGTTAGGGTGATTGGAGAGGAATCTTTAAGGTACATGAGAAAGGCTAATTGGACTAGTAATCGACTTGGTGTGACCGCCGCTTCAGCCGTCAGACAGTGCAAACCATTCGGCGAAATCCATTTGAAG GTTTCATCAATTCGTGCAAGCAAATCAGATGATAAAAGGCTTACCATCTTCACTGGGACAAAAACTCTACACTTGCGATGTATATCAAGAGAGGATAGAGCAGCATGGCTCGAGTCCCTGCAGGCCACTAAAGATCTCTTTCCTAGAGTGTTGACCAATATTGATTTTTCACCTTATGAAGATAGTGTTTCTACAGAGAAATTAAAAATGCGATTATTGCAGGAGGGCATTAGTGAGGCAGTCATCCAAGACTGTGAGTCAATTATGCTCTTAGAACTCTCTGAGTTGCAAAATCAGTTGAAGAATCttcaacataaacacataatgTTGTTAGACACATTGAGGCAGTTAGAG ACAGAGAAAATAGAGCTGGAAACTACTGTAGTAGATGAAACAAAAGAGCGTGAATCATATTGTGGACAAGCAAATAGAAGATTTAGTG ATTTCTATTCGGTCATGTCTGAGGGCAGTCCAAGTGATACTGAAGCTGATAATGAAAGTCAAGAGGGAGCAGATGTTGAAACAGATGAAGATGATGGGACATTTTTTGATACaaatgactttttctcttcagATGCTTTAAGAAGTGCCTCCTATAGAAGTAGGGAAGCTATAGgaaatgcatgtatatatgataacccttttttttctgatcatatacatgggACGTCTGTGAAGGTAATCAGGACAATCCAATATCCATTTGTTAAAAGAAGAGATAATTTGCCGGAACCAAAGGAAAAAGAGAAGCCTGTTGGCCTGTGGTCAATTATTAAGGACAATATTGGGAAGGACTTGTCTGGAGTTTGTCTTCCTGTTTATTTTAACGAACCACTCTCTTCGCTGCAGAAGTGCTTTGAGGATTTGGAATATTCATTCTTGGTTGATCGAGCACTGGAATGGGGGAAGCAG GGGAATGACTTGATGAGAATTCTGAATATTGCAGCTTTTGCTGTATCTGGCTATGCCTCAACAGAAGGCCGGCAATGCAAGCCATTCAACCCTCTCCTAGGGGAGACTTATGAGGCTGACTATCCAGATAAAGGGCTTCGTTTTTTCTCTGAAAAG GTAAGTCACCACCCAATGATTGTTGCTTGTCACTGTGAGGGGAGAGGCTGGAAATTCTGGGCAGACTCCAACATCAAAGGGAAGTTCTGGGGGCGTTCTATTCAGCTTGATCCTGTTGGTGTCCTTACCCTGCAGTTTGAGGATGGTGATACCTTCCAATGGAGCAAGGTCACCACTTCTATATACAACATTATACTTGGAAAACTATATTGTGATCACTATGGCACTATGCGCATTAAAGGTAGTGACAAGTACTCTTGCAAGCTCAAATTCAAGGAACAGTCCATCATAGACCGAAATCCCCATCAG GTTCATGGATTTGTACAAGATAATAGGACTGGAGAGAAGGTAGCAATGTTAGTTGGGAAGTGGGATGAAGCAATGTACTATGTACTAGGTGATCCAACTACAAAGCCAAAGGGGTATGATCCAATGACAGAAGCTGTCTTGCTTTGGGAAAGAGACAAATCTGTTACCAAGACCAGATACAATCTCACCCCTTTTGCAATATCCTTGAATGAATTGACTCCTGGCTTGTTAGAGAAATTGCCTCCCACTGATTCAAGGCTAAGGCCAGATCAGAGACACCTGGAAAATGGGGAATATGAGTTGGCAAATGCAGAGAAGTTGAGACTTGAACAGTTACAAAGACAG GCAAGAAAATTGCAGGAAAGGGGCTGGCAGCCAAGATGGTTTCAGAAGGATGGGGAAGGTTGTTATCGTTATATAGGGGGGTACTGGGAAGCAAGAGAGAGAAGGAATTGGGATGGAATTCCTGATATATTTGGCCAAAGTTGTAACTCACCTTTCCGTTTAGTTGATGAATGA
- the LOC110628730 gene encoding protein SDA1 homolog — MALEPLSASGRDADKLSLPALQSKMKIDPEGYETELGLLYSQFNSALELFQQQAALNFTSISSSGVCADPTIAKDLGDRSMFLAHVTPFYPKQLAKFPSQLAEFLKNSARSLPSGLRCHVTQALILLINRQMVDISETLALFMELQTLGDRNLRKLAFSHVIHSIRRMNKKHKNEAKNRALQNILFAMLQQEDEARAKRSLITLCEFHRRKVWFDDRTANAICMACFHSSSRIMIAALSFLLDYEKIEDDDSDDSDASSSEDDSNPQISQVALGKEAIYKAHHKGTVSSKKKKKAKLQRAMRSMKRKQRLSAESSNSTYYSPLNHLKDAQGFAERFFSRLQTCNERFEVKMMMLKLIARTVGLHRLIVLNFYPFLQKYVQPHQRDITNLLAAAVQACHDMVPPDAVEPLFKQIVNQFVHDRSRPEAIAVGLNVIREICLRMPLLMTEDLLQDLVLYKKSHEKAVSVAARSLMILFREVCPSLLVKKDRGRPSDPKAKPKAYGEVDVVSNIPDLELLQENDDDDDNMEMDHDEINEDGDDIDNLESSGLDDEGDNDEIAASDDEDNPMYSDDAGSEDGDLQDDSIDEDSDNSVDENDGNISDDDDEGEEEDENLEEDGKDKDSPESDDRGMIEVKKPKASKRKFSDFNGQLTAADTSLRALKRLAEEKLKPTTSESEDGILSNEDFQRIKELKAKREAKDALARQGVKVPSSDQLSTKRLDPAKLEAHVRKKLTKEERLAMVRAGREATGKYQSRTAVKQKKTGGKSNRQKQHDKVMPSAARKARAARSREGKKKKQNRFGKQFRGKKAWK, encoded by the exons ATGGCGTTGGAGCCGCTCTCCGCCTCTGGCCGGGACGCCGATAAGCTAAGTCTCCCTGCACTCCAATCCAAAATGAAAATCGACCCGGAAGGTTATGAGACCGAGCTTGGCCTCCTCTACAGCCAATTCAACTCGGCTCTCGAGCTCTTTCAGCAGCAAGCAGCTCTCAATTTCACATCTATCTCCTCGTCTGGCGTCTGCGCAGACCCCACCATTGCCAAGGATCTCGGGGATCGATCTATGTTCTTGGCCCATGTGACGCCTTTTTATCCCAAACAACTGGCCAAGTTCCCAAGTCAACTGGCCGAGTTTCTCAAAAACTCTGCACGGTCGCTGCCTTCGGGGCTGAGATGTCATGTTACTCAAGCTCTGATTCTTTTAATTAATCGACAG ATGGTTGATATCAGTGAAACTCTTGCATTGTTCATGGAGCTTCAAACTCTAGGAGATCGGAATTTGAGAAAATTAGCATTCTCCCATGTTATTCATAGCATAAGGCGCATGAATAAGAAGCACAAGAATGAGGCTAAGAATCGAGCCCTTCAGAATATCTTGTTTGCAATGCTACAG CAAGAGGATGAAGCGAGAGCCAAGAGATCTCTCATTACACTATGTGAGTTTCATAGAAGAAAGGTGTGGTTTGATGATAGAACTGCAAATGCAATTTGCATGGCATGTTTCCATTCATCATCTAG GATCATGATTGCTGCTCTATCATTTCTTCTGGATTATGAGAAGATTGAGGATGATGATAGTGATGACAGTGATGCTTCCAGCAGTGAAGATGACTCAAATCCTCAAATCTCTCAAGTTGCCCTTGGTAAAGAGGCTATTTATAAG gcACATCATAAAGGCACGGTATccagtaaaaagaaaaagaaagcaaaactGCAGCGTGCCATGCGCAGCATGAAAAGGAAGCAACGGCTGTCGGCAGAAAGCAGCAATTCAACTTATTATTCACCACTTAATCATCTTAAAGATGCACAG GGATTTGCTGAGAGGTTCTTCTCTCGCCTCCAGACTTGCAATGAACGTTTTGAG GTTAAGATGATGATGTTGAAATTAATTGCTCGAACTGTTGGACTTCACCGATTGATAGTGTTAAacttttatccttttcttcaGAAATATGTTCAG CCACATCAACGTGATATCACAAATTTACTTGCAGCAGCTGTTCAGGCATGCCATGATATG GTGCCTCCAGATGCAGTTGAACCATTATTCAAACAAATAGTGAATCAATTTGTACATGATCGTTCACGTCCAGAG GCTATTGCCGTTGGACTCAATGTGATAAGGGAAATATGTTTGCGAATGCCTCTG CTGATGACAGAAGATTTGCTGCAAGATCTGGTATTGTATAAAAAATCACACGAGAAGGCAGTTTCAGTTGCAGCTAGGTCACTCATGATTTTATTTAGAGAG GTTTGTCCTTCACTATTGGTTAAGAAGGATCGAGGTCGTCCTAGTGATCCAAAGGCAAAGCCAAAAGCATATGGAGAAGTGGATGTTGTCAGCAATATACCTGACCTTGAGCTATTACAGgagaatgatgatgatgatgataatatGGAGATGGACCATGATGAAATTAATGAGGATGGTGATGATATCGATAATTTGGAATCCAGTGGACTTGATGATGAGGGTGATAATGATGAGATTGCTGCCAGTGATGATGAAGACAATCCGATGTACAGTGATGATGCTGGAAGCGAGGACGGGGATTTACAAGATGATTCAATTGATGAAGATAGTGATAACAGTGTTGATGAGAATGATGGCAATATcagtgatgatgatgatgagggcGAGGAAGAGGATGAAAATTTGGAGGAGGATGGAAAAGATAAGGATTCTCCTGAAAGTGATGACAGGGGAATGATAGAAGTTAAAAAGCCCAAGGCAAGTAAGAGGAAGTTTTCTGATTTCAATGGACAACTTACTGCTGCTGACACAAGTCTTCGGGCTCTAAAGAGATTGGCAGAAGAGAAGTTGAAACCTACCACATCAGAATCAGAGGATGGTATTCTCTCTAATGAAGACTTCCAAAGGATCAAGGAATTGAAG GCAAAGAGGGAAGCTAAAGATGCCTTAGCTCGGCAAGGGGTTAAAGTTCCAAGCTCTGATCAACTGAGTACTAAGCGGTTGGATCCTGCCAAGCTTGAA GCTCATGTGCGGAAGAAGCTGACTAAGGAAGAAAGGCTGGCAATGGTAAGAGCAGGAAGGGAGGCTACAGGGAAATATCAATCTCGAACTGCTGTAAAACAGAAAAAg ACTGGCGGTAAAAGTAATCGACAGAAGCAGCATGATAAGGTGATGCCCTCAGCTGCAAGGAAAGCTAGAGCAGCTAGATCTCGGGAaggcaaaaagaaaaagcagaaCCGCTTTGGCAAGCAGTTTCGCGGCAAGAAAGCATGGAAATGA